In Periplaneta americana isolate PAMFEO1 chromosome 4, P.americana_PAMFEO1_priV1, whole genome shotgun sequence, one DNA window encodes the following:
- the LOC138697759 gene encoding cuticle protein 5-like produces MTRNFQIMVFCLMAVNAVFARPGYAGYPYGAAPLHYGHHAALPVHDTPEVAAAKAAHFAAYGAAAAAAAGAPGYGHGAYGGHYGGHYDDGQYHPGHYDDGQDHYGHYAGHYAGHFDDGQYHPGLYDDGQDHYGGHYGHYDDGQYHEGHYGAGLYGGHYAAHVPAVPVDTPEVAAAKAAHFAAHAHVAGHHYG; encoded by the exons ATGACCAGAAATTTTCAG ATTATGGTGTTCTGCCTTATGGCTGTGAATGCAGTGTTCGCTCGCCCAGGATACGCTGGATATCCCTATGGCGCTGCGCCTCTTCACTATGGACACCATGCCGCCCTCCCCGTGCACGACACCCCCGAGGTCGCCGCCGCTAAGGCCGCCCACTTCGCCGCCTACGGAGCTGCCGCCGCCGCTGCAGCTGGCGCCCCCGGCTACGGCCACGGTGCTTATGGTGGACACTACGGTGGTCACTATGATGATGGACAGTATCACCCTGGACACTACGATGATGGACAGGATCACTACGGGCACTACGCCGGCCACTATGCCGGTCACTTTGACGACGGACAGTACCACCCTGGACTCTACGATGATGGACAGGACCATTATGGTGGCCACTATGGACACTACGATGATGGACAGTACCATGAAGGCCATTACGGTGCTGGTCTCTATGGTGGCCACTACGCTGCCCACGTGCCTGCAGTGCCCGTGGACACCCCTGAAGTGGCCGCGGCTAAGGCTGCCCACTTCGCAGCTCATGCTCACGTTGCCGGTCACCACTACGGATAA